The Anolis carolinensis isolate JA03-04 chromosome 1, rAnoCar3.1.pri, whole genome shotgun sequence genome window below encodes:
- the LOC134294083 gene encoding uncharacterized protein LOC134294083, producing the protein MDLMQRQVNESWRATVEQREQRRGLPGRGTEPRPFAGEGPQDYVDEMPQQGTSVFPTGLSGRSQMPGKGEFRVKFNGDPKQLSYFITNVRHFMEDFGDQFPSESAKIHMVGANLKEAAADWLMQMYDTGARELACLEDFLRALRERFEDPLAEERAKAQLKRIYQGGRTVSEYALEFKATAGKIRDWSDTTKLEYFRAGLRSEVLEWALHRGNPRDLEDWILLAGRVEVDQQQISRRPRESNRIKPPTAATRRFSPRRGRSTSRERRAGRGACFACGREGHRAAQCPKGTGVETKGERLHSQKPPHQSSKLAKGKAAMATETALAPGQLQAEEMEEAEDLELPGNDWDLF; encoded by the coding sequence atggatctgatgcagcggcaggtaaacgagtcctggagggcgacagtcgagcaacgggagcagaggagagggctgcccgggagaggcactgaaccccgtccctttgccggggagggtccacaggactatgtggatgagatgcctcagcagggcacatcagttttccccacgggcctgtcgggaaggagccaaatgcctgggaagggagaatttcgggtgaagttcaacggggaccccaaacagctgtcttatttcattacaaacgtaagacacttcatggaggattttggggaccaattcccttcagaaagcgcaaaaatccacatggtgggggcaaacttgaaagaagcagctgcagactggctaatgcagatgtatgatactggtgcccgggagctagcctgcctggaggatttcctaagagccctccgtgagagattcgaagaccctttggcagaggagagggcgaaggcccaactcaaaaggatataccagggaggaaggacagtgtcagaatatgccctggaatttaaagccacagcggggaagatcagggactggtccgacaccaccaaactggaatatttcagggctggtttacgctctgaggtgctcgagtgggctttacacagaggaaatccaagagacttggaggactggattttgctagcggggcgcgtggaggtggaccaacagcaaatctctcgtcgtccaagggagagcaacagaatcaaacccccgacagcagcaacacggcgcttctcccctcgtcgcggaaggtcgaccagcagggagaggagagcagggaggggggcctgcttcGCTTGCGGCCGCGAGGGACATCGAGCAGCACAGTGTCCGAAAGGGACAGgcgtggagacaaaaggagagaggcttcACAGCCAGAAGCCACCCCACCAGAGctccaaactagcaaaagggaaagctgccatggcaacggaaacggctttagccccagggcagcttcaggcagaagagatggaggaagcggaggacctggagttaccgggaaacgactgggatctgttttga